A single Sporomusaceae bacterium DNA region contains:
- a CDS encoding ABC transporter ATP-binding protein, whose protein sequence is MAEIKLQAVSKHFGEVKAVDQFVATVGDGEFVSILGPSGCGKTTMLRMVAGFEKPTAGEIYIGDRLVSSPAKGIFVPPEKRSIGMVFQSYAVWPHMSVFDNVGYPLKIKGLPKAEIAERTNTALDLVHLTGLAARLPSQLSGGQQQRVALARALVAEPDLLLLDEPLSNLDAKLRESMRFEIKELQKKLGVTVIYVTHDQAEAMAMSDRIIVMNAGVIQQIGNPVDVYETPANKTIADFIGLVNFLAAEAGEGGVVVPALGRTVSAPPGLAGKAVAAVRPEQIALAAPGEGIAATVLHKSYLGDAVDWRIEVGGETIRVIAPAAVFRDHKAGDAIGLKVDKIMVFPA, encoded by the coding sequence ATGGCGGAAATAAAACTCCAGGCAGTATCCAAACACTTCGGCGAAGTCAAAGCCGTCGACCAATTCGTCGCCACCGTCGGCGACGGCGAATTCGTCTCCATCCTCGGCCCCTCCGGCTGCGGCAAAACCACCATGCTGCGCATGGTCGCCGGCTTCGAAAAACCCACCGCCGGCGAAATATACATCGGCGACCGCCTCGTAAGCTCGCCCGCCAAAGGCATATTCGTCCCTCCCGAGAAACGCAGCATCGGCATGGTCTTCCAGTCCTACGCCGTCTGGCCGCACATGTCCGTCTTCGACAACGTCGGCTACCCCCTGAAAATCAAGGGCCTCCCCAAAGCCGAAATCGCCGAGCGCACCAATACCGCCCTCGACCTCGTCCACCTCACCGGCTTAGCTGCGCGCCTGCCCAGCCAGCTCTCCGGCGGCCAGCAGCAGCGCGTCGCCCTCGCCCGCGCCCTCGTCGCCGAGCCCGACCTGCTCCTCCTCGACGAGCCGCTCTCCAATCTTGACGCCAAACTGCGCGAAAGCATGCGGTTCGAAATCAAGGAACTGCAGAAAAAACTCGGCGTCACCGTCATCTACGTCACCCACGACCAGGCCGAAGCCATGGCCATGTCCGACCGCATCATCGTCATGAACGCCGGCGTCATCCAACAGATCGGCAACCCGGTCGACGTATACGAAACCCCGGCCAACAAAACCATCGCCGACTTCATCGGCCTCGTCAACTTCCTCGCCGCCGAAGCGGGGGAGGGGGGAGTCGTCGTGCCCGCCCTCGGCCGCACCGTCTCCGCGCCGCCCGGCCTCGCCGGCAAAGCCGTCGCCGCCGTCCGTCCCGAGCAAATCGCCCTCGCCGCCCCCGGCGAAGGCATCGCCGCCACCGTCCTCCACAAATCCTACCTCGGCGACGCCGTCGACTGGCGCATCGAAGTCGGCGGCGAAACCATCCGCGTCATCGCCCCCGCCGCCGTATTCAGGGACCACAAGGCCGGCGACGCGATCGGCCTCAAAGTAGATAAAATAATGGTCTTCCCGGCCTAA
- a CDS encoding iron ABC transporter permease produces MINRLRQKFDAKWMAIAAAVGVLVLFVVLPMLYLIWRSVFIDGSFNFATYKQVYAQSANWKAFANTFYISLVVTFASVAISFPLAWLVGRTDLPGKGFFRTTFIASYMIPPYVGAIAWTQLLNPSVGYLNEWLVSVLKLAKAPFDIYGMGGLIWVLTLFYSPFAFITISRALEKMDPSLEEASRVAGASPLGTLWRVTLPLMFPSIIAGGVLVFIGVGSAFGIPAIIGMPAQIEVLTTRIVTYVYLGTGKGIRDATALAVSLMIAANFVLYASTWLLTRKDYVTISGKSTRPNLVELGKWKWPLTFLVSLYGFIAIFLPLASIAVTSLIKSLSRPISLDNLTFDTWLAALKNDQYMTPLWTSFVTGAAAATAATAIAVFIAYLLVKTRMRGRTIPDGLSTLGGATPSIVIALALIITFSGEFGLNLYNTFGILIVAYMVKYLTMAVRTIAASLSQVHSSLEEAALNSGATWLQSLRDIMLPLIGPSIVAGWFLVFMPSFYELTMSIILYGSQTKTIGVLLYELQTYADPQDASVLAVIILLIILVGNIILRKVSKGAIGI; encoded by the coding sequence GTGATAAACCGCCTGCGCCAAAAATTCGACGCCAAATGGATGGCCATTGCCGCGGCTGTGGGCGTCCTTGTCCTATTCGTCGTCCTGCCCATGCTCTACCTCATCTGGCGGAGCGTCTTCATCGACGGCTCCTTCAACTTCGCCACCTACAAGCAGGTCTACGCCCAATCCGCCAACTGGAAAGCCTTCGCCAACACCTTCTACATCTCCCTCGTCGTCACATTCGCCAGCGTCGCCATCTCTTTTCCCCTCGCCTGGCTCGTCGGCCGCACCGACCTCCCCGGCAAAGGCTTCTTCCGCACAACCTTCATCGCCAGCTACATGATCCCCCCTTATGTCGGCGCCATCGCCTGGACCCAGCTTCTCAACCCCAGCGTCGGCTACCTCAACGAATGGCTGGTCAGCGTCCTCAAACTCGCCAAAGCTCCCTTTGACATCTACGGCATGGGCGGGCTCATCTGGGTCCTCACCCTCTTCTACTCGCCCTTCGCCTTCATCACCATCTCGCGGGCCCTCGAAAAGATGGACCCCAGCCTCGAGGAAGCCTCGCGGGTCGCCGGCGCCTCGCCGCTCGGCACCCTGTGGCGGGTAACTCTGCCCCTCATGTTCCCCAGCATCATCGCCGGCGGCGTCCTCGTCTTCATCGGCGTCGGCTCGGCCTTCGGCATCCCCGCCATCATCGGCATGCCCGCCCAGATCGAAGTCCTCACCACCCGCATCGTCACCTACGTCTACCTCGGCACCGGCAAAGGCATCCGCGACGCCACCGCCCTCGCCGTCTCCCTCATGATCGCCGCCAACTTCGTCCTCTACGCCTCCACCTGGCTTTTAACCCGCAAAGACTACGTCACCATCAGCGGCAAAAGCACCAGGCCCAACCTCGTCGAACTCGGCAAATGGAAATGGCCGCTCACCTTCCTCGTCAGCCTCTACGGCTTCATCGCCATCTTCCTGCCGCTCGCCTCGATAGCCGTCACCTCGCTCATCAAATCCCTCTCGCGACCCATCTCTCTCGACAACCTCACCTTCGACACCTGGCTGGCCGCCCTCAAAAACGACCAATACATGACGCCGCTGTGGACCAGCTTCGTCACCGGCGCCGCCGCCGCCACCGCCGCCACCGCCATCGCCGTCTTCATCGCCTACCTGCTCGTCAAGACCAGGATGCGCGGCCGCACCATCCCCGACGGACTCTCCACCCTCGGCGGGGCCACCCCCAGCATCGTCATCGCCCTCGCCCTCATCATCACCTTCTCGGGCGAATTCGGGCTAAACCTCTACAACACCTTCGGCATCCTCATCGTCGCCTACATGGTCAAATACCTCACAATGGCCGTGCGCACCATCGCCGCCTCGCTCAGCCAGGTCCACTCCTCCCTCGAAGAGGCCGCCCTCAACTCCGGCGCCACCTGGCTCCAGTCGCTGCGCGACATCATGCTCCCCCTCATCGGCCCCTCCATCGTCGCCGGCTGGTTCCTCGTCTTCATGCCCTCCTTCTACGAACTCACCATGTCGATAATCCTCTACGGCTCCCAGACCAAGACTATCGGCGTCCTCCTCTACGAACTCCAGACCTACGCCGACCCGCAGGACGCCTCCGTCCTCGCCGTCATCATCCTCCTCATCATCCTCGTCGGCAACATCATCCTCCGTAAGGTCTCCAAGGGAGCCATCGGCATATAA
- a CDS encoding ABC transporter substrate-binding protein yields the protein MKKPWYLIVSLIVIAAMSLALVAGCGGGDKKPAETPKAAGPKGTVMIYTSIYPDIIELIKPALKKQFPDLEVQWFQAGTEKVMAKVAGEIEAKKIQADLLMVADPSYYLTLKNQNLLLKYDSPNRKDVQINKDAEGYWTGVRISNMIIAYNTAKVNAADVPKTWKDLLDPKWKGKIAMPSPLLSGTAYVAAGELSEKYGWKYFEDLKANGMKVEEGNSAIQNKLVRGEYLAVMILEENILKIGAKGEPVKVVYPEDGTIVIPSPIAIFNTSKNQEAAKVVLDWFLSKEGQEVIVKGWMHSVRGDVAAPTGAPALKTFMDKAIKPNWEKLSKENEKVKETFRSKVLEK from the coding sequence GTGAAAAAACCCTGGTATCTCATCGTCTCGCTCATCGTCATCGCCGCCATGTCCCTCGCCCTTGTAGCCGGCTGCGGCGGCGGCGACAAAAAACCCGCCGAAACCCCCAAAGCCGCCGGCCCCAAAGGCACAGTAATGATCTACACCTCCATCTACCCCGACATCATCGAACTCATCAAACCGGCCCTCAAAAAACAGTTCCCCGACCTCGAAGTCCAGTGGTTCCAGGCCGGCACCGAAAAAGTAATGGCCAAAGTCGCCGGCGAAATCGAAGCCAAGAAAATCCAGGCCGACCTGCTCATGGTCGCTGATCCCTCCTATTACCTCACCCTCAAAAACCAGAACCTCCTCCTCAAATACGACTCCCCCAACCGCAAGGACGTCCAAATCAACAAGGACGCTGAAGGCTACTGGACCGGCGTCCGCATCTCCAACATGATCATCGCCTACAACACCGCCAAGGTGAATGCCGCCGATGTGCCCAAAACCTGGAAAGACCTCCTCGATCCCAAATGGAAGGGCAAAATCGCCATGCCCAGCCCGCTGCTCTCCGGCACCGCCTACGTCGCCGCCGGCGAACTGTCCGAAAAATACGGCTGGAAATACTTCGAAGACCTCAAAGCCAACGGCATGAAAGTCGAAGAAGGCAACTCCGCCATCCAGAATAAACTCGTGCGCGGCGAATACCTCGCCGTCATGATCCTCGAAGAAAACATCCTCAAGATCGGCGCCAAAGGCGAACCCGTCAAAGTCGTCTACCCCGAAGACGGCACCATCGTAATCCCCAGCCCGATCGCCATCTTCAACACCTCCAAAAACCAGGAAGCCGCAAAAGTCGTCCTCGACTGGTTCCTCTCCAAAGAAGGCCAGGAAGTCATCGTCAAAGGCTGGATGCACTCCGTCCGCGGCGACGTCGCCGCCCCCACAGGCGCTCCCGCCCTCAAGACCTTCATGGACAAAGCCATCAAGCCCAACTGGGAGAAACTCTCCAAAGAAAACGAGAAGGTCAAAGAGACGTTCCGCAGCAAGGTATTGGAGAAATAA
- a CDS encoding HAD-IIA family hydrolase: MKPLSDIRCFLLDMDGTFYLGEQLLPGALDFMKYITASGRDYLFLTNNSSRSAHFYAKKLTAMGWPAEPRDILTSGEAACLYLARQKNAARVFLLGTPDLEAEFAGHGFTLTADAPDFVVLGFDKTLTYDKLTTACRLIRGGVPFIATHPDINCPTEDGFIPDCGAMIELIAAATGVRPHIIGKPHRDIVAAVLAQTGHPAAATAIVGDRLYTDIATGKNAGITSILVLSGETKAADLGSTAVAPDYIFAGLGTLQLALAAGDRQEDSFPSGG; this comes from the coding sequence TTGAAACCGTTATCAGACATACGCTGCTTCCTCCTCGACATGGACGGCACCTTCTACCTCGGCGAGCAGCTCCTGCCCGGAGCCCTGGACTTCATGAAATACATAACAGCCAGCGGCAGGGACTACCTCTTCCTCACCAACAACTCGTCCCGGTCCGCTCATTTTTATGCCAAAAAACTCACCGCCATGGGCTGGCCCGCAGAGCCGCGCGACATCCTCACCAGCGGCGAAGCCGCCTGTCTCTACCTCGCCCGGCAAAAAAACGCCGCCCGCGTCTTCCTCCTCGGCACCCCCGACCTCGAAGCCGAATTCGCCGGCCACGGCTTCACCCTCACCGCCGACGCCCCCGACTTCGTCGTCCTCGGCTTCGACAAAACCCTCACCTACGACAAACTCACCACCGCCTGCCGCCTCATCCGCGGCGGCGTCCCCTTCATCGCCACCCATCCCGACATCAACTGCCCCACCGAAGACGGCTTCATCCCCGACTGCGGCGCCATGATCGAACTCATCGCCGCCGCCACCGGCGTCCGGCCCCACATCATCGGCAAACCCCACCGCGACATCGTCGCCGCCGTCCTCGCCCAGACCGGCCATCCCGCCGCCGCCACCGCCATCGTCGGCGACCGTCTCTACACCGACATCGCCACCGGCAAAAACGCCGGCATCACCTCCATACTAGTCCTCAGCGGCGAAACAAAAGCCGCCGACCTCGGCAGCACCGCCGTCGCCCCCGACTACATCTTCGCCGGCCTCGGCACCCTCCAGCTGGCCCTGGCCGCCGGCGACCGACAGGAAGACAGCTTCCCGTCCGGCGGCTGA
- a CDS encoding Crp/Fnr family transcriptional regulator — MPITDCLLSSEEEHELISLGTKLGFRKGETIFAAGQRAAEIHYILSGWVSVYKVTNQGTQVSVGLRYRGEFAGLGSFACDGERGCSAQALIDSEVVILPRDNFRALLRKYPVLNDKFFCLLGARLRETQNNMVYFIANQTDKRLALTLINIGQYLGRPDGHRRQVNIRLPQEELAHIIGCSRQTVNNLLNEMRAAGSVEINGREIVAVNPAKLATFL; from the coding sequence ATGCCGATCACCGACTGCCTGCTCTCGTCCGAAGAGGAGCACGAGCTAATTTCCCTGGGAACGAAGCTCGGATTCCGCAAAGGCGAGACGATCTTCGCCGCCGGGCAAAGAGCGGCGGAAATCCACTACATCCTCAGCGGCTGGGTCAGCGTTTACAAAGTCACCAACCAGGGCACACAGGTATCGGTCGGGCTCCGCTACCGCGGCGAATTTGCCGGCCTCGGCAGCTTCGCCTGCGACGGCGAACGCGGCTGTTCCGCCCAGGCGCTCATCGACAGCGAAGTCGTCATCCTGCCGCGCGACAACTTCCGAGCCCTCCTTAGAAAATACCCCGTCCTCAACGACAAGTTTTTCTGCCTCCTGGGCGCCCGGCTGCGGGAAACCCAGAACAACATGGTCTACTTCATCGCCAACCAGACCGACAAACGGCTCGCCCTGACCCTCATCAACATCGGGCAATACCTTGGCCGGCCTGACGGACACAGGCGGCAGGTCAACATCAGGCTGCCCCAGGAAGAACTCGCCCACATAATCGGCTGCTCGCGCCAGACGGTCAACAACCTTCTCAACGAGATGCGCGCCGCCGGCAGCGTCGAAATCAACGGCCGCGAAATCGTCGCCGTTAACCCCGCCAAACTGGCCACTTTCCTGTAA
- the nrfD gene encoding NrfD/PsrC family molybdoenzyme membrane anchor subunit encodes MTLTVQTTWGHLVAWYLFLAGMGAGLYIIAIGAKIWRGSTAYEKAGYYLSPALVILGSFLLLLDLGQPLRAALAILRPHSSMISVGTLILSLFIAVGLLQGYLLYRGRRLAAFWDWAGLLLAVGAATYTGLLLGVVKAIPFWNNPLLPVLFLVSAVSSGAGLLMLLPARGPLAAGEGGDILLPQLLRLDTGLIIVKAGLLATLILIAKTGGLAAAASAAILLSGFFALPFWGLVVVAGLVIPLALELRGQAHAPRGRLAAGLCLLAGALALRYSVVVAGVWLPLGG; translated from the coding sequence ATGACGCTCACCGTCCAAACCACCTGGGGCCACCTTGTCGCCTGGTATCTCTTCCTTGCCGGCATGGGAGCAGGCCTCTACATCATCGCCATAGGCGCGAAAATCTGGCGCGGCAGCACCGCCTACGAAAAAGCCGGCTACTATCTCAGCCCTGCCCTTGTCATCCTCGGCAGCTTTCTCCTCCTCCTCGACCTCGGCCAGCCGCTCAGGGCCGCCCTTGCCATCCTCCGGCCCCACTCCTCGATGATCTCCGTCGGCACCCTCATCCTCAGCCTCTTCATCGCCGTCGGCCTCCTTCAGGGCTACCTCCTTTACCGCGGCCGCAGGCTCGCCGCCTTCTGGGACTGGGCCGGGCTTCTCCTTGCCGTCGGCGCCGCCACCTATACCGGCCTCCTCCTCGGCGTCGTCAAAGCCATCCCCTTCTGGAACAACCCCCTTCTGCCCGTCCTCTTCCTCGTCTCCGCCGTCTCCTCGGGAGCGGGGCTGCTCATGCTCCTGCCCGCCCGCGGCCCATTGGCGGCGGGGGAGGGGGGAGACATCCTCCTGCCGCAGCTGCTCAGGCTCGACACCGGCCTCATCATCGTCAAAGCCGGCCTCCTCGCCACCCTCATCCTCATCGCCAAAACAGGCGGCCTGGCCGCCGCCGCCAGCGCGGCCATCCTCCTCAGCGGCTTTTTCGCCCTGCCCTTCTGGGGCCTCGTCGTCGTCGCCGGCCTCGTTATACCTCTTGCCCTCGAACTGCGCGGCCAGGCCCACGCCCCCCGCGGCCGCCTCGCCGCCGGCCTCTGCCTGCTGGCAGGCGCGCTCGCCCTGCGCTACAGCGTCGTCGTCGCCGGCGTCTGGCTGCCCCTGGGCGGGTAA
- a CDS encoding 4Fe-4S dicluster domain-containing protein translates to MPRYGMVIDLKRCVGCYACVMACKAENVTPANVFWNKVLVEEKGAYPNARLTFLPVLCNHCDNPPCETVCPTGATYRRPDGIVAVNQDKCMGCGYCVVACPYQQRTFNHKTAGYFPARGLTPLEEQGYKSHTRGTVTKCTLCVHRISQGRQPACVVACPARARIFGDLSDPGSEPSRLLGRRPAHRLLTGLNTGPAVYYIPE, encoded by the coding sequence ATGCCCCGTTACGGAATGGTTATCGACCTGAAGCGCTGTGTTGGCTGCTACGCCTGTGTCATGGCCTGCAAAGCCGAAAACGTCACCCCAGCGAACGTATTCTGGAACAAAGTGCTGGTTGAAGAAAAGGGCGCCTACCCGAACGCCCGGCTTACCTTCCTGCCTGTCCTCTGCAACCACTGTGACAATCCGCCCTGCGAGACGGTTTGCCCTACCGGCGCCACCTACCGCCGCCCCGACGGCATCGTCGCCGTCAACCAGGACAAATGCATGGGCTGCGGCTACTGTGTCGTCGCCTGCCCGTACCAGCAGCGCACCTTCAACCACAAAACCGCCGGCTACTTTCCCGCGCGCGGCCTCACCCCCCTGGAGGAACAAGGCTACAAAAGCCACACTCGGGGCACCGTCACAAAATGCACCCTCTGTGTTCACCGCATCAGCCAGGGGCGGCAGCCGGCCTGCGTCGTCGCCTGCCCCGCCCGCGCCCGCATCTTCGGCGACCTGTCCGACCCTGGCAGCGAACCCTCGCGCCTGCTCGGACGCCGCCCGGCTCACCGGCTGCTCACCGGCCTCAACACCGGGCCGGCCGTATACTATATCCCGGAATAG
- a CDS encoding molybdopterin-dependent oxidoreductase — MRLTRRQFIRSAAAVGATAAFTGTAAEFFEAKVFEAFNGSIKEDALIPTHCKACAADNRCHLLVRRVNGVAVKIEGNPASPTNQGRNCAKSCAALLTLYNPYRVRFPVKRTNPEKGRGVDPKWVEITWEEALDTIAARLKPVIAADPRKIVFMLGHDASLNMDAADAFAHTIKTPNVIVGATSMACGGSSSPLNVLVNGGWQARADMLYCKYFLNLGANSQQGAKGNAEEIDAFVNARDNGLRVVNVTPVISPSLAKTDEWVPIIPGTTGHFLLTMINILVNELKTCDAPYLKKRTNAAYLIGEDGLYLRTPDRLDDPVRGAKLGKPLVWDAAAKEARPFDAPDLGDVALEGVFTVDGVKCRPAFQALRDHAAAYTPEKNREITGIPADVVRRLAREWVENARIGSTVVIDGVTLPYRPVAIIAEQGAKCHVDNYMVVHAAKILAQLVGATDAPGSAKASARPFVTINPVDGLNTAREFYYRPLKKTPSALSLKEHSPLPGSSSGLAWLTLRDPKAYGFEYTPEILGLWGGNPQALLGDPQAVNDAFKKFSFVFAISYEFDEPTEFADIVLPESSWLERYGLTPVVPRTSLTEQFKTKGTSGWALQQPVLEKPLYNTREGNQIILDLSRSLGILNGPGGLLAALNSELRLTGANALNTTANYTWEQIMDRLCRAKTGGAHDLAWFRKNGLFLQKSYGVRDYYGASRFPAARFPLYLEEFAAHRIRLTREFADKGIVRRPGNDFVLRQLAPLPVWEPHPEHKAPGEFDLYCINYKNMQHHFACNISNAWLMELTADQDPYSLRVMINAATAARRGLKDGDRIEITSFTGGKVAAAVRVTQLIHPDVLGIAGAFGLRSANLNPAVTAGPAFGDLLKLDEQYINPLKISLDRDVKVRIRKL, encoded by the coding sequence ATGAGACTCACCCGACGGCAATTCATCAGGTCCGCCGCCGCCGTGGGGGCCACCGCCGCCTTTACCGGCACCGCGGCCGAATTCTTCGAAGCAAAAGTCTTCGAAGCCTTCAACGGCTCGATAAAAGAAGACGCGCTCATCCCCACCCACTGCAAAGCCTGCGCCGCCGACAACCGTTGTCATTTGCTCGTTCGCCGCGTCAACGGCGTCGCCGTCAAGATCGAGGGCAACCCGGCTTCACCCACTAACCAGGGGCGCAACTGCGCCAAATCCTGCGCCGCGCTCCTGACCCTCTACAACCCCTACCGCGTCAGATTCCCGGTTAAAAGAACCAACCCCGAGAAAGGGCGCGGCGTGGACCCCAAGTGGGTAGAGATAACATGGGAGGAAGCGCTGGACACCATCGCCGCCCGGCTAAAGCCCGTAATAGCCGCTGACCCGCGGAAAATCGTATTCATGCTCGGCCACGACGCCAGCCTCAACATGGACGCCGCCGACGCCTTCGCCCATACAATCAAAACCCCCAATGTCATCGTCGGCGCCACCTCTATGGCCTGCGGCGGCTCTTCCAGCCCCCTCAACGTCCTTGTCAACGGCGGCTGGCAGGCCCGGGCCGACATGCTCTACTGCAAATACTTCCTCAACCTTGGCGCCAACTCCCAGCAAGGAGCCAAAGGCAACGCCGAAGAAATCGACGCCTTCGTCAACGCCCGCGACAACGGCCTGCGCGTCGTCAACGTCACCCCGGTCATAAGCCCCTCGCTCGCCAAAACCGACGAATGGGTGCCCATCATCCCCGGTACCACCGGCCACTTCCTCCTAACCATGATCAACATCCTCGTCAACGAACTAAAAACCTGCGACGCCCCCTACCTCAAAAAGCGCACAAATGCCGCCTACCTCATCGGTGAAGACGGCCTCTACCTGCGCACCCCCGACCGGCTCGACGACCCTGTCCGCGGTGCCAAACTCGGCAAACCCCTCGTATGGGACGCGGCCGCCAAAGAGGCCAGGCCCTTCGACGCCCCGGACCTTGGCGACGTCGCCCTCGAAGGCGTCTTCACCGTCGACGGCGTCAAATGCCGCCCCGCTTTCCAGGCCCTCCGCGATCATGCCGCCGCCTACACACCGGAAAAAAACCGGGAAATCACCGGCATCCCGGCCGACGTCGTGCGCCGCCTGGCCAGGGAATGGGTCGAGAACGCCCGTATCGGCAGCACCGTCGTCATCGACGGCGTCACCCTGCCGTACCGGCCGGTCGCCATCATCGCCGAACAGGGCGCAAAATGCCACGTTGACAACTACATGGTCGTTCACGCCGCCAAAATCCTCGCCCAGCTCGTCGGCGCCACCGACGCCCCCGGCTCGGCCAAAGCCAGCGCCCGCCCCTTTGTCACCATAAACCCGGTGGACGGCCTCAACACCGCGCGCGAATTCTACTACCGGCCCTTGAAAAAGACACCGTCGGCCCTCAGCCTCAAAGAGCACTCGCCCCTGCCGGGCTCCTCCAGCGGCCTGGCCTGGCTCACCCTCCGCGACCCCAAGGCCTACGGCTTCGAATACACCCCCGAGATTCTCGGCCTCTGGGGCGGCAATCCCCAGGCTCTCCTCGGCGACCCCCAGGCAGTAAACGACGCCTTCAAAAAGTTTTCCTTCGTCTTCGCCATCTCCTACGAATTCGACGAGCCAACCGAATTCGCCGACATAGTCCTGCCTGAATCCAGCTGGCTGGAACGTTACGGCCTTACCCCCGTCGTACCCCGCACCTCCCTTACCGAGCAATTCAAAACAAAAGGCACCAGCGGCTGGGCCCTCCAGCAGCCCGTACTGGAAAAACCCCTCTACAACACCAGGGAAGGCAACCAGATAATCCTCGACCTCAGTCGCAGCCTCGGCATCCTCAACGGCCCCGGCGGCCTCCTCGCCGCCCTCAACTCCGAACTGCGCCTCACCGGCGCCAACGCCCTCAACACAACCGCAAACTACACCTGGGAACAAATCATGGACCGCCTCTGCCGGGCCAAGACCGGCGGCGCCCACGACCTGGCCTGGTTCAGGAAAAACGGCCTTTTTCTCCAGAAAAGCTATGGCGTCAGAGACTATTACGGCGCCAGCCGTTTCCCCGCCGCCCGTTTCCCGCTCTATCTCGAAGAATTCGCCGCCCACCGGATAAGGCTAACCCGCGAATTTGCCGACAAAGGCATCGTCCGCCGTCCCGGCAACGACTTTGTCCTTCGGCAGCTCGCCCCTCTGCCGGTTTGGGAACCGCACCCCGAACATAAAGCGCCCGGCGAATTTGACCTCTACTGTATCAACTACAAAAACATGCAGCACCACTTCGCCTGCAACATCTCCAACGCCTGGCTCATGGAACTTACCGCCGACCAGGATCCGTACTCCCTACGAGTGATGATAAACGCCGCCACCGCCGCCCGCCGCGGCCTCAAAGACGGCGACCGCATCGAAATCACCTCCTTCACCGGCGGCAAAGTCGCCGCCGCCGTCCGCGTCACACAGCTCATCCACCCCGACGTCCTTGGCATCGCCGGCGCCTTCGGCCTCCGCTCCGCCAACCTCAACCCCGCCGTCACCGCCGGTCCCGCCTTCGGCGACCTCCTCAAACTCGACGAACAATACATCAACCCGCTCAAAATATCGCTCGACCGCGACGTCAAAGTCAGAATCCGCAAACTGTAG
- a CDS encoding PhoU domain-containing protein — protein MMQQGFSWIKQSVLTMGDKTAEAVGLAVRALVDNDAAAAAGAREIEKQVDLMYQEINEHCLDSLAARLCSREEVNFVTCSLKIAMELERTCDYANQIAKMVQKKFATQNMQPLATLHGSVASMKDQSLEMLRGALRCYDTLDCSLTRQVIDKDTSVDKRNRDLFRDMVCVLSVHPWVQETIMDYHVAIRYIERVADRATNIAELAFYIAHGEPLKKKGAGGGEAGG, from the coding sequence ATGATGCAGCAAGGTTTTTCCTGGATAAAACAGTCGGTTTTGACGATGGGAGATAAGACCGCGGAGGCGGTCGGGCTGGCCGTGCGTGCGCTGGTGGATAACGACGCGGCGGCGGCGGCCGGGGCGCGTGAGATAGAGAAGCAGGTCGATCTGATGTATCAGGAGATAAACGAGCATTGCCTCGATAGCCTGGCAGCCAGGCTTTGCAGCCGCGAGGAGGTCAATTTCGTGACCTGCAGCCTGAAGATCGCGATGGAGCTGGAGCGGACGTGCGATTACGCCAACCAGATCGCGAAGATGGTGCAGAAGAAGTTCGCCACGCAGAATATGCAGCCGCTGGCGACGCTGCACGGGTCGGTGGCGAGTATGAAGGATCAGTCGCTGGAGATGCTGCGGGGGGCGCTGCGCTGTTACGATACGCTGGACTGCTCGCTGACGAGGCAGGTTATCGATAAGGATACTTCGGTGGACAAGCGCAACCGCGACCTTTTTCGCGATATGGTGTGCGTGCTGTCGGTGCATCCCTGGGTCCAGGAGACGATCATGGATTATCACGTGGCGATCCGCTATATCGAGCGGGTGGCCGACCGGGCGACGAATATCGCCGAGCTGGCGTTTTATATTGCCCATGGCGAGCCGCTGAAGAAGAAGGGCGCGGGGGGAGGCGAGGCCGGTGGTTGA
- a CDS encoding MgtC/SapB family protein, giving the protein MVDDYTTVIRLVVSVVLGGIIGFERQHRGKTAGLRTHILVCLGSCLVAILSLNLYSDVEGKTNADPARLAAQVVSGIGFLGAGAIMKEGPTIKGLTTAASLWVVASVGLAAGVGAMVGAVATTVLVVVALEVLPRIDRLYASRSPRVANLLIKSLDKPGQIGRIGSCLGGLGVGILQIQIEDAEEPGKIFIPVTVKLSDRSELEQVINELCGIEGVLDINKK; this is encoded by the coding sequence GTGGTTGACGATTATACGACGGTGATCCGCCTGGTGGTTTCGGTGGTGCTGGGCGGGATTATCGGTTTCGAGCGACAGCACCGCGGCAAGACGGCCGGGCTGAGGACGCATATTCTGGTGTGCCTGGGTTCGTGCCTGGTGGCGATTTTGTCGTTGAATCTGTATTCGGACGTGGAGGGCAAGACGAACGCCGACCCGGCCAGATTGGCGGCGCAGGTGGTCAGCGGCATCGGTTTCCTCGGCGCGGGGGCGATTATGAAGGAGGGCCCGACGATCAAGGGCCTGACGACGGCGGCCAGCCTGTGGGTGGTGGCGAGCGTGGGCCTGGCGGCCGGGGTGGGCGCGATGGTGGGGGCGGTGGCGACGACGGTGCTGGTGGTGGTGGCGCTGGAGGTGCTGCCGCGGATCGACCGCCTGTACGCAAGCCGCAGCCCGCGGGTGGCGAATCTGCTGATTAAGTCGCTGGACAAGCCGGGCCAGATCGGCCGCATCGGTTCGTGCCTGGGCGGGCTGGGGGTGGGCATCCTCCAGATCCAGATCGAGGATGCGGAGGAGCCGGGGAAGATTTTTATTCCGGTGACGGTGAAGCTGTCCGACCGGAGCGAGCTTGAGCAGGTGATAAACGAGCTGTGCGGCATCGAAGGGGTGCTGGATATAAACAAGAAGTGA